In Microbaculum marinisediminis, the genomic stretch TTCCTGAGAAAGCGCGCGGGCCATCGAAAGGATCGGGGTAACGCCGATTCCGCCTGCGATCAGGAGATACTTCGGCGCAGCCACCAGCGCGAACTCGTTCTTCGGAGGTTCGGCGTTCAACGCCGTGCCCACGTGCACGTCGTCGTGCATCGAGGCAGACCCTCCCCGGGAATTCGCCTCTCGCTTGACCGCTATCACATAGGTTTCCGGGGCCTCGCCTTCGTTGAGGAGAGAATAACGCCGCATCGCGCCGCTCGGGGTTTCGACGGTGATGTGCGCGCCCGGCGTGAAGGGCGGGAGCGCTGCCCCCCCCTCCCCCGCCAACGTGAACTCGCAGATGTCGGACGTCAGTTGGTTTCGCGAGATCACTTTCAACGCCATCCGATCTTCGGGACGTTCCATTTCCTGCCTCTTGTTGATCCCTGAACTGATTTGATATTAGATATCTAAGGTTTTCGTCAAGTTGCCTACCCGGAAGGGGAGGACGCCGGCATGTAGAACTGGAGGGTCGAAATGCTTACAGCCGAAGAGAACGATCTGCTTACATTGGTCGAGGCTGAAGCCCCGATGGGTGTTCTGATGCGGCAGCACTGGACGCCGGTATGCCTGATCGAAGAGGTGGCGGAACCGGACGGCGCGCCACTGCGGGTCGAGGCTATCGGCAGGAGCTACGTCTGCTTCCGCAACACCGAAGGGCGTGTCGGTCTTCTCGATGAACTGTGCCCACATCGGAAAGCGTCACTGGTCCTCGGGCGGAACGAAGACTGCGGACTACGCTGCCTCTATCACGGCTGGAAGTTCGACGTGGACGGGAACTGCGTCGCGATGTCCTCGGAGCCGGAGGAATCGCCATTGCATGGCAAGGTGAAGCATCGTGCCTACCCGGTTAAGGAATGGGGCGGCTTCGTCTGGGCCTGGCTAGACACGGAAAGGGAAGCACCCGAGTTCCAGCCTCCTGCGTTCGCGCCAACCGAGGGCACGCCCGTATCCATCCTGAAGATCCGCATTCCCGCCAACTGGGCACAGATAACAGAGGGCCAGATAGACAGTGCCCATTCGTCATCGCTGCATTCCTCCGACATGAAGCCGGCGCGAGTTGAGGGCGCCTCGGCCGACGAAAAGTCGTGGTACCGGCCTTCCACTGACAAGTCTCCCAGGATGCAGACGCAGACGACGTCCTACGGCTTCCACTACGCGGCCATTCGGAAACCGATCAAGAACGCCGGGACCCACAACTACCTGCGGATCACAGAATATATCGCGCCTTTCACATCCCTCATTCCGCCTAACAACAATTACAACGTCGCGACTGTGATCGTGCCCATCGACGACGAAACCTCGTTCTTCCACTTCATCGCGTGGGGCGGCAAAGCATGTCCGTCGACGGAGGAATGGCGGAAGTTCAACCATGCGCGCCCTGGCATTGATCTCGACGAGAGGTGGCGCCCGAGCCGGACCCTGGAGAACAATTTCCTCCAGGACCGCCAGATGATGAAGCTTGGAAATTTCACTGGCATCCGCGGCATCCCCAACCAGGACATCGCGATGTGGGTTTCCATGGGCGCCAGGGTGGACCGATCGTCGGACCTTCTCGGAGCATCCGACCTGGCGATCGTTGAATTTCGACGTCTTATGAGCGATGCCGCCAGGCGCGTCGCAGAGGGTGGGGCCGCGATCGGCACCGAAGAACCACGCGTGCCGCACACCTCCATTTCCTCAAAAGAAGGCGTCTTCTCCAAGGAGATCGATTGGCGGACGCTGGGAGAGGAAGTGCAGCGCGTCTCCGCAGCGGAGTGACGAGGCGCCGAACAGTTGTTCTTGACAAAACACCACCGCTAAAA encodes the following:
- a CDS encoding Rieske 2Fe-2S domain-containing protein, coding for MLTAEENDLLTLVEAEAPMGVLMRQHWTPVCLIEEVAEPDGAPLRVEAIGRSYVCFRNTEGRVGLLDELCPHRKASLVLGRNEDCGLRCLYHGWKFDVDGNCVAMSSEPEESPLHGKVKHRAYPVKEWGGFVWAWLDTEREAPEFQPPAFAPTEGTPVSILKIRIPANWAQITEGQIDSAHSSSLHSSDMKPARVEGASADEKSWYRPSTDKSPRMQTQTTSYGFHYAAIRKPIKNAGTHNYLRITEYIAPFTSLIPPNNNYNVATVIVPIDDETSFFHFIAWGGKACPSTEEWRKFNHARPGIDLDERWRPSRTLENNFLQDRQMMKLGNFTGIRGIPNQDIAMWVSMGARVDRSSDLLGASDLAIVEFRRLMSDAARRVAEGGAAIGTEEPRVPHTSISSKEGVFSKEIDWRTLGEEVQRVSAAE